The Blastomonas fulva genome contains a region encoding:
- a CDS encoding class I SAM-dependent methyltransferase, translating to MQSNDLAQLPLRQRIKARAERLFGAWGVFFKGFLKHPVMVGSIVPSSDRTIRKMLAPVPWKDVQLFVEYGPGVGTFCRPVLDKLPRNATYIAIDTNPDFIRYLRKTIPDSRFVAVHGSAADVEDIIASHGFAHADFVLSGLPLSTLPGTVADEIAQATHRALRPGGAFLIYQFNTFTTQLLRPYFERIDRGYELLNVLPCHLFWGWKAQDESAAEHGNR from the coding sequence ATGCAATCCAACGACCTGGCCCAGCTGCCCCTGCGGCAGCGGATCAAGGCGCGCGCCGAGCGGCTTTTCGGGGCCTGGGGAGTGTTTTTCAAAGGGTTTCTCAAGCACCCGGTGATGGTCGGATCGATCGTCCCCTCGTCCGACCGCACCATCCGCAAGATGCTGGCGCCGGTCCCCTGGAAAGACGTGCAGCTGTTTGTCGAATATGGTCCGGGCGTCGGCACCTTTTGCCGTCCGGTGCTCGACAAGCTGCCACGCAATGCCACCTATATCGCGATCGATACCAACCCCGATTTCATCCGCTATCTGCGCAAGACCATCCCCGACAGCCGTTTTGTCGCGGTGCACGGATCGGCTGCGGATGTCGAAGACATCATCGCGAGCCACGGCTTTGCCCATGCCGATTTCGTTCTTTCCGGCCTGCCGCTCTCGACGCTTCCCGGAACCGTCGCCGACGAGATCGCGCAAGCCACGCATCGCGCCTTGCGGCCGGGCGGCGCGTTTCTGATCTATCAGTTCAACACCTTCACCACTCAGCTGCTCCGCCCCTATTTCGAGCGGATCGACCGCGGTTACGAACTGCTCAACGTGCTTCCCTGCCACCTGTTCTGGGGCTGGAAGGCACAAGACGAAAGCGCCGCCGAACACGGCAATCGTTGA
- a CDS encoding antibiotic biosynthesis monooxygenase family protein, which yields MHASTDSRIHANGSIAVIFAAQRSGRDAEGYAAMAEAMDALAAQQPGYLGMDHGGGADGFGITVSYWADDASARAWRDNREHRAAREAGRDRWYAHYTLHVARIERGYAWP from the coding sequence ATGCACGCGTCCACAGATTCCCGCATCCATGCCAATGGCAGTATTGCCGTGATCTTCGCGGCGCAGCGCAGCGGGCGCGATGCAGAGGGGTATGCGGCGATGGCAGAGGCCATGGACGCACTGGCTGCGCAGCAGCCGGGCTATCTGGGAATGGACCATGGCGGGGGGGCGGACGGTTTCGGCATCACGGTCAGCTACTGGGCGGATGACGCCAGCGCCCGCGCATGGCGCGACAACCGCGAGCACCGCGCCGCGCGCGAGGCGGGGCGGGACCGCTGGTACGCGCATTACACCCTGCATGTCGCGCGGATCGAGAGAGGCTATGCCTGGCCATGA
- a CDS encoding MFS transporter — MSDMPAQHEGPLSGQKLPTDRMALLFMVMLVTAAGNTAMQSVMPAIGTRLGVADVWVSLAYSWSALLWMVFAPRWARLSDRRGRKALMNLGLVGFISSFALCGLTLIVGLNGYLSGAWTMLIFAMFRSLYGGLGSAAPPAVQAYVAARTSRQERTQSLSMISSSFGLGTVIGPALAPLIILPFLGLPSPFFVFATFGLLVLVTLKLRLPDDTPSYAARGRLVSEPMSTSAAGEVYDADEHDEAPPAPVDPTQQRLSWKDARLRPWLITGLVGGHANAMILGLVGFMLLDRLDLRATPELAAGPTGLVLMAGAFATLLAQWGLIPYLKMGPRNSTLWGMALAATGCTLVAFSYSINAIALGFAIASLGFGLFRPGFTAGASLAVTRAEQGQVAGIVASVNGAAYIVAPAIGVWLYNIAPLESFAIIIALCVFLLAWGRKALQRDETLVR, encoded by the coding sequence ATGAGTGACATGCCCGCCCAGCACGAGGGCCCGCTTTCCGGACAGAAACTGCCGACCGACCGCATGGCGTTGCTGTTCATGGTGATGCTGGTGACGGCAGCGGGCAACACCGCGATGCAATCGGTGATGCCCGCGATCGGCACCCGGCTGGGGGTCGCGGATGTCTGGGTCAGCCTGGCGTACAGCTGGTCGGCGCTGCTGTGGATGGTCTTTGCGCCCCGCTGGGCACGGCTGTCCGACCGGCGCGGCCGCAAGGCTCTGATGAACCTTGGCCTGGTGGGCTTCATCTCTTCCTTCGCGCTGTGCGGGCTGACGCTGATCGTGGGGCTCAACGGCTATCTTTCGGGCGCGTGGACGATGCTGATCTTCGCGATGTTCCGCAGCCTGTACGGCGGGCTGGGCTCCGCCGCACCGCCCGCGGTGCAGGCCTATGTCGCCGCACGCACCAGCCGGCAGGAGCGCACCCAGTCGCTGTCGATGATCTCCTCCTCCTTTGGCCTCGGCACCGTGATCGGCCCCGCGCTGGCGCCGCTGATCATCCTGCCGTTCCTGGGCCTGCCCAGTCCGTTCTTCGTGTTCGCAACCTTCGGCCTGCTGGTGCTGGTGACGCTCAAGCTTCGGCTTCCCGATGACACGCCGAGCTATGCCGCGCGCGGGCGGCTGGTATCCGAACCGATGAGCACCAGCGCCGCCGGGGAAGTGTATGATGCCGACGAGCATGACGAGGCTCCGCCTGCACCGGTCGATCCCACCCAGCAGCGTCTGTCGTGGAAGGACGCGCGGCTGCGGCCGTGGCTGATCACCGGGCTGGTTGGCGGCCATGCCAATGCGATGATCCTGGGGCTGGTCGGCTTTATGCTGCTTGATCGGCTGGACCTGCGCGCCACGCCCGAGCTTGCCGCTGGGCCAACCGGGCTGGTGCTGATGGCGGGGGCCTTTGCCACGTTGCTCGCGCAATGGGGGCTGATCCCCTATTTGAAGATGGGGCCGCGCAATTCGACCTTGTGGGGGATGGCGCTGGCCGCGACCGGGTGCACATTGGTCGCGTTTTCGTACAGCATCAACGCGATCGCGCTGGGCTTTGCGATCGCCTCGCTCGGCTTCGGGCTGTTCCGCCCGGGCTTTACCGCCGGCGCCTCGCTGGCGGTGACTCGCGCCGAACAGGGTCAGGTCGCCGGGATCGTGGCCTCGGTCAATGGTGCGGCTTATATCGTTGCGCCGGCCATCGGCGTCTGGCTGTACAACATCGCGCCGCTCGAATCCTTCGCGATCATCATCGCATTGTGCGTGTTCCTGCTGGCCTGGGGACGCAAGGCGCTGCAGCGCGACGAGACGCTGGTCCGCTAA
- a CDS encoding ribonuclease T2 family protein — protein MRWLAALLLPGLWGAMQPVPASAQAYQCRMPERLAPVTPPRRGPEDVRRVTPITGYTLALSWSPEYCKGREDRPGEALQCSRNHGEFGFVLHGLWPEGKTSAFPQYCARTPVQVPASVVRSTLCSMPSRRLIAHQWDKHGSCMARDPQSYFQTATRVYRAIQLPDMERLSRRPLTNGMLKQEIARRNPGMKPDAIAIKSNGRGWLQEVRICLAPGYRPRACPAYVRQPRGDTRLRIWRGL, from the coding sequence ATGCGCTGGCTGGCCGCGCTTCTCCTTCCGGGGCTGTGGGGTGCGATGCAGCCCGTTCCGGCAAGCGCACAGGCCTATCAGTGCCGAATGCCGGAGCGGCTTGCCCCGGTCACACCACCACGGCGCGGACCCGAAGATGTCCGCCGTGTCACGCCCATCACAGGCTATACCCTGGCGCTCAGCTGGTCGCCCGAATATTGCAAGGGGCGCGAAGATCGCCCGGGTGAAGCGCTGCAGTGCAGCCGCAACCACGGTGAGTTCGGATTCGTGCTGCACGGGCTGTGGCCCGAGGGGAAGACCTCCGCCTTTCCGCAATATTGCGCGCGCACGCCTGTCCAGGTGCCAGCGTCGGTCGTCCGCAGCACCTTGTGCTCCATGCCGTCCCGGCGGCTGATCGCGCACCAATGGGACAAGCACGGCAGCTGCATGGCGCGCGACCCGCAATCCTATTTCCAAACTGCGACAAGGGTTTACCGCGCAATACAGCTCCCAGACATGGAGCGCCTGTCGCGCAGGCCGCTGACCAACGGCATGCTCAAGCAGGAGATCGCCCGGCGCAATCCTGGGATGAAGCCCGATGCCATCGCAATCAAGAGCAATGGCCGCGGATGGCTGCAGGAGGTGCGGATCTGTCTGGCGCCGGGCTATCGTCCGCGCGCCTGCCCGGCCTATGTGCGCCAGCCGCGCGGCGACACGCGCCTGCGCATATGGCGCGGGCTTTAG
- the nadC gene encoding carboxylating nicotinate-nucleotide diphosphorylase, which produces MAFAIDGFDLDRFVASTLAEDLGPDGIDVTSQSVIPADARFTGVMDARHAMVVAGLPIAEAFFRALDPDCEVRLLVEEGAQVSGGTDILHVSGKARALLTAERSALNTVQHLSGIASLTRTYVDAMAGTGAVLLDTRKTIPGLRLLEKYATRQGGAQNHRMGLWDAAMIKDNHVAVAGDIGEAVRRAVAAGIAQIIVEVDHVEQIEPALAAGATHLLLDNMSPATLRGAVTLVGGRVPCEASGGVTLETIRAIAETGVDYVSVGRLTQSAPAADVGLDFTAV; this is translated from the coding sequence ATGGCGTTTGCGATCGACGGCTTTGACCTGGACCGGTTCGTGGCCTCCACGCTGGCCGAAGATCTGGGCCCGGACGGGATCGACGTCACCTCGCAAAGCGTCATCCCCGCAGACGCACGCTTTACCGGCGTGATGGATGCGCGCCATGCGATGGTGGTCGCAGGGCTCCCGATCGCCGAGGCTTTTTTCCGGGCACTGGACCCCGATTGCGAGGTCCGCCTGCTGGTCGAGGAAGGCGCGCAGGTCTCCGGCGGCACCGATATCCTGCATGTCTCGGGCAAGGCGCGCGCGCTGCTGACCGCGGAGCGCTCGGCGCTCAACACCGTCCAGCATCTCAGCGGAATAGCCAGCCTGACGCGCACCTATGTCGATGCGATGGCGGGCACCGGCGCGGTGCTGCTCGATACCCGCAAGACCATTCCGGGCCTCAGGTTGCTGGAGAAATACGCGACCCGTCAGGGCGGCGCGCAGAACCACCGCATGGGACTGTGGGATGCCGCGATGATCAAGGACAACCATGTCGCGGTGGCCGGCGATATCGGCGAGGCTGTCCGCCGCGCGGTGGCTGCTGGGATCGCGCAGATCATCGTCGAGGTCGATCATGTCGAACAGATCGAGCCTGCCCTGGCCGCCGGCGCCACGCATCTGCTGCTCGACAACATGTCGCCTGCCACGCTGCGCGGCGCGGTGACGCTGGTCGGCGGACGCGTCCCTTGCGAGGCATCAGGCGGCGTCACGCTGGAGACGATCCGCGCGATTGCCGAAACCGGGGTCGATTACGTCTCGGTCGGGCGCCTCACCCAGTCGGCCCCTGCTGCCGATGTGGGGCTGGACTTCACGGCGGTCTGA
- the glpX gene encoding class II fructose-bisphosphatase, which translates to MSSASLKATPPAETPQLDRVLVLEMVRVTEAAAIAASKLIGRGDEKAADAAAVEAMRAALNGLDIDGTVVIGEGERDEAPMLYIGEKVGLGNAGAPRIDIALDPLEGTTITAKAGPNALAVLAIAENGCLLNAPDVYMDKIAVGPGYPDGVIDLNKSPTENVQAVAAAKGVKPGDIIVCVLDRPRHAEMIEELRGLGCGIMLIPDGDVAGVIATTNPDTTIDLYMGSGGAPEGVLAAAALRCVGGQFKGRLLFRNDDERARARKWGIEDLNAIYDLTDLAKGDCIFAATGVTDGSLLEGVKRRRDGVMTTETVVMRSSSGTVRWVKGEHRIAD; encoded by the coding sequence ATGTCCAGCGCAAGCCTGAAAGCAACGCCGCCTGCAGAAACCCCGCAGCTTGACCGCGTCCTGGTGCTCGAAATGGTCCGCGTGACCGAAGCCGCCGCGATCGCTGCATCCAAGCTGATCGGCCGGGGCGATGAGAAGGCCGCTGACGCCGCCGCCGTGGAAGCGATGCGCGCCGCGCTGAACGGACTGGATATCGACGGCACCGTGGTGATCGGCGAAGGCGAGCGCGACGAGGCCCCGATGCTGTACATCGGCGAGAAGGTGGGCCTGGGCAATGCAGGCGCGCCGCGCATCGACATCGCGCTCGATCCGCTCGAAGGCACTACCATCACCGCCAAGGCGGGACCCAATGCGCTTGCGGTGCTGGCGATCGCCGAAAACGGCTGCCTGCTCAACGCGCCGGACGTCTACATGGACAAGATCGCGGTGGGCCCCGGCTATCCCGACGGCGTGATCGATCTCAACAAGTCCCCGACCGAGAACGTGCAGGCGGTGGCCGCTGCCAAGGGCGTGAAGCCCGGCGACATCATCGTGTGCGTGCTCGACCGCCCGCGCCATGCCGAGATGATCGAGGAACTGCGCGGCCTGGGCTGCGGCATCATGCTGATCCCCGATGGCGATGTCGCAGGCGTGATCGCGACGACCAATCCCGACACCACGATTGACCTGTACATGGGATCGGGCGGCGCGCCCGAGGGCGTTCTGGCGGCAGCCGCGCTGCGCTGCGTCGGTGGCCAGTTCAAGGGCCGTCTGCTGTTCCGCAACGACGACGAACGTGCGCGCGCGCGCAAATGGGGCATCGAGGATCTGAACGCGATCTATGACCTCACCGATCTTGCCAAGGGCGACTGTATCTTTGCCGCCACCGGCGTGACCGACGGTTCGCTGCTTGAAGGCGTCAAGCGTCGCCGCGATGGCGTGATGACCACCGAAACCGTGGTGATGCGCTCTTCCAGCGGCACCGTGCGCTGGGTCAAGGGCGAGCACCGCATCGCCGACTGA
- a CDS encoding GNAT family N-acetyltransferase, which yields MMAAIPVIETERLRLRAPVMADFDAYAAMWADQRVTAYIGGNPRTRNESWARFIGMHGLWALCGYGYWLFADRRTDALMGVGGLASFERGLPDIDGVPEAGWAMAPDAWGRGLATEAMAAVLDWSDTVLKAPIVRCIIDPGHTASEKVAAKLGFVLFGRGDLDGHPVNIHGRPGRLP from the coding sequence ATGATGGCCGCCATTCCGGTGATCGAGACCGAGCGGCTGCGATTGCGCGCGCCGGTGATGGCGGATTTCGATGCCTATGCGGCGATGTGGGCCGACCAGCGGGTGACAGCCTATATCGGCGGCAATCCGCGCACCCGCAATGAAAGCTGGGCCCGGTTCATCGGCATGCATGGGCTGTGGGCCCTGTGCGGCTATGGCTATTGGCTGTTTGCCGACCGGCGCACCGACGCATTGATGGGGGTAGGGGGCCTTGCCAGCTTCGAACGCGGCCTGCCCGATATCGATGGCGTGCCCGAGGCCGGCTGGGCGATGGCACCCGACGCCTGGGGCAGGGGGCTGGCGACAGAGGCGATGGCCGCCGTTCTGGACTGGAGCGATACGGTGCTGAAGGCGCCGATCGTGCGCTGCATCATCGATCCCGGGCACACCGCGTCGGAAAAGGTCGCCGCGAAACTGGGGTTCGTGCTCTTCGGCAGGGGTGATCTGGACGGCCACCCGGTCAATATCCACGGCCGCCCTGGGCGCTTGCCCTGA
- a CDS encoding DUF808 domain-containing protein — translation MPSGLAALLDDVAALTRLAAVSLDDVGAASAKAGAKAAGVVVDDAAVTPQYVTDFKPERELPVIWRIAKGSLFNKFIILLPIGLLLSAFLPWAITPILMLGGLYLCFEGAEKVIHKLGHHQDVAEDVSQVQDMFALENERVSGAVRTDLILSAEIMAIALSEVASRPIAIQAAVLALVGLVITAAVYGAVALIVKMDDFGLHLAQKPSAALQGFGRGLVKAMPIVMSALAIIGTAAMIWVGGQIIIHGLAVFGFAGPEHLIHDIAVAAGAAVPAIGGLVEWLVGAVGAGIVGFILGSIIALALKALPGKKH, via the coding sequence ATGCCCTCAGGCCTTGCTGCACTTTTGGACGATGTCGCAGCGCTGACGCGGCTGGCGGCGGTCTCGCTCGACGATGTCGGCGCAGCCTCGGCCAAGGCCGGCGCCAAGGCGGCCGGGGTCGTGGTCGATGACGCTGCGGTTACCCCGCAATATGTCACCGATTTCAAGCCCGAGCGCGAGCTTCCCGTCATCTGGCGGATCGCCAAGGGTTCGCTGTTCAACAAGTTCATCATCCTGCTGCCCATCGGGCTGCTGCTCAGCGCATTCCTGCCTTGGGCGATCACGCCGATCCTGATGCTGGGCGGGCTGTATCTGTGCTTCGAGGGCGCCGAAAAGGTGATCCACAAGCTTGGCCACCATCAGGATGTCGCCGAGGATGTCAGCCAGGTTCAGGACATGTTCGCGCTCGAGAACGAGCGGGTCAGCGGCGCGGTGCGCACTGACCTGATCCTTTCGGCCGAGATCATGGCGATTGCGTTGTCAGAAGTCGCCAGCCGCCCGATCGCCATCCAGGCAGCCGTGCTGGCGCTGGTCGGACTGGTGATTACCGCTGCGGTCTATGGCGCGGTGGCGCTGATCGTGAAGATGGACGATTTCGGCCTGCATCTGGCGCAAAAGCCTTCGGCCGCGCTGCAGGGCTTTGGCCGGGGGCTGGTCAAGGCGATGCCGATCGTGATGTCGGCGCTGGCGATCATCGGGACAGCAGCGATGATCTGGGTCGGCGGTCAGATCATCATCCACGGGCTGGCGGTGTTCGGTTTTGCAGGTCCCGAGCACCTGATCCACGATATCGCGGTGGCAGCCGGCGCGGCTGTCCCTGCGATCGGCGGGCTGGTCGAATGGCTTGTTGGCGCTGTGGGCGCTGGTATCGTCGGCTTTATTCTTGGCAGCATCATCGCGCTGGCCTTGAAGGCACTTCCGGGCAAGAAGCACTGA
- a CDS encoding homoserine dehydrogenase — MGETLNIALVGLGTVGAGVIRLLEENAALIARRAGKPIRVAAITARDRSKDRGVDLSPYEWVDDMGEFASRPDIDVVVELIGGADGPALTLAKESIAGGKAFVTANKAMVAHHGLDLAQRAETAGLAFKYEAAVAGGIPVIKGLREGAAANRLERVYGILNGTCNFILSAMEKTGQDFAEVLAEAQARGFAEADPSFDIDGVDAAHKLSILAALAFGTQLDFEGIERSGIRKVLSADIAQADALGYRIRLIGMAELDGSNGDARLFQRVHPYLVPMNHPLAHVDGSTNAVVAEGNFSGRLLFQGAGAGDGPTASAVVADLIDIARGEIGPAFSMPVRELEQVQRAETGHRIGKCYLRFEVADRPGVLAEITAAMRDAGVSIESLIQKGRSPDGSVLVAMVTHEGPESAVAATISALNGSPSLHAAPLVIHILGD, encoded by the coding sequence ATGGGTGAAACGCTGAACATCGCGCTGGTCGGGCTGGGTACCGTGGGCGCGGGCGTGATCCGGCTGCTGGAGGAAAATGCGGCGCTGATCGCGCGGCGCGCGGGCAAGCCGATTCGCGTCGCCGCGATCACCGCACGCGACCGCTCCAAGGATCGCGGCGTCGATCTGTCGCCCTATGAATGGGTCGATGACATGGGCGAATTCGCCAGCCGCCCCGATATCGACGTGGTGGTCGAGCTGATCGGCGGCGCAGACGGCCCCGCGCTGACGCTGGCGAAGGAAAGCATCGCCGGCGGCAAGGCGTTCGTCACCGCCAACAAGGCGATGGTCGCGCACCACGGACTCGATCTTGCGCAGCGTGCCGAGACTGCCGGTCTCGCTTTTAAATATGAAGCTGCGGTGGCAGGCGGCATCCCCGTCATCAAGGGGCTGCGCGAGGGCGCTGCGGCCAACCGGCTTGAGCGGGTCTATGGCATCCTCAACGGCACCTGCAATTTCATCCTGTCGGCGATGGAAAAGACCGGCCAGGACTTTGCCGAAGTGCTTGCCGAAGCGCAGGCACGCGGCTTCGCCGAAGCCGACCCCAGCTTCGACATCGATGGCGTTGATGCCGCGCACAAGCTGTCGATCCTCGCCGCGCTCGCCTTCGGAACGCAGCTCGACTTTGAGGGCATCGAACGCAGCGGCATCCGCAAGGTGCTCTCCGCCGATATCGCGCAGGCCGATGCGCTGGGCTATCGCATCCGCCTGATCGGCATGGCCGAACTCGACGGCAGCAACGGCGACGCGCGGCTGTTCCAGCGGGTCCACCCCTATCTGGTGCCGATGAACCATCCACTGGCGCATGTCGACGGATCGACCAACGCGGTGGTGGCAGAGGGCAATTTCTCAGGGAGGCTGCTGTTCCAGGGCGCAGGCGCGGGCGATGGCCCGACCGCCAGCGCCGTGGTCGCGGACCTCATCGACATCGCGCGCGGCGAGATCGGCCCGGCTTTCTCGATGCCGGTGCGCGAGCTCGAGCAGGTGCAGCGCGCCGAAACCGGTCACCGCATCGGCAAATGCTATCTGCGCTTCGAGGTTGCCGACCGCCCGGGCGTTCTGGCCGAGATCACCGCCGCGATGCGCGACGCCGGAGTCTCGATCGAGAGCCTGATCCAGAAGGGCCGCAGCCCCGATGGCAGCGTGCTGGTCGCCATGGTAACGCACGAAGGCCCCGAAAGCGCGGTGGCGGCAACCATTTCCGCGCTCAACGGTTCCCCCAGCTTGCACGCTGCTCCGCTCGTTATCCACATTCTGGGAGACTGA
- a CDS encoding NTP transferase domain-containing protein yields MSSPTVLILAGKRDGKLDPLAEAAGVTHKCNVPIQGKPLLQWVLEGVKDGWADAPIWVSIHDPAVIADVPGVAELTAAGRLHMSVSRDGIVESIEAVIEQANKQGTNPFPMLITTGDNVLVTAEEIRAIHDFGMREGAGAVIAIAEKASILAEHPEAQRRFYEFKDMAISNCNAYWLRDAASFRAAEAFRGGGQFIKTKGRIAQAFGILNLIRFRLGWSTVDGAMAAISRRFKVKVRAFLLTEGAYAVDVDNERTYKIAEMLLAKRKPS; encoded by the coding sequence ATGTCATCGCCAACTGTTCTCATCCTCGCGGGCAAGCGTGATGGCAAGCTCGACCCGCTGGCCGAAGCCGCGGGCGTCACCCACAAGTGCAACGTGCCGATCCAGGGCAAGCCGCTGCTGCAATGGGTGCTCGAGGGCGTAAAGGATGGATGGGCCGATGCGCCGATCTGGGTCTCTATCCACGATCCTGCGGTGATCGCCGATGTGCCTGGCGTTGCCGAGCTGACCGCAGCGGGCCGCCTGCACATGAGCGTGTCGCGCGATGGCATCGTCGAGAGCATCGAGGCTGTCATTGAGCAGGCCAATAAGCAGGGAACCAATCCGTTCCCGATGCTGATCACCACCGGTGACAACGTGCTGGTCACCGCAGAGGAGATCCGGGCCATCCACGATTTCGGAATGCGCGAAGGGGCAGGGGCGGTGATCGCGATCGCCGAAAAGGCCTCGATCCTCGCCGAGCACCCCGAGGCGCAGCGGCGGTTCTACGAGTTCAAGGACATGGCGATCTCCAACTGCAACGCCTACTGGCTGCGCGATGCGGCCTCGTTCCGCGCGGCAGAGGCGTTTCGCGGTGGCGGCCAGTTCATCAAGACCAAGGGCCGGATCGCGCAGGCCTTCGGTATCCTCAACCTCATCCGGTTCCGGCTGGGCTGGTCGACGGTCGATGGCGCGATGGCGGCGATCTCGCGCCGGTTCAAGGTCAAGGTCCGCGCGTTCCTGCTCACCGAAGGCGCCTATGCGGTCGATGTCGACAAC